The following DNA comes from Musa acuminata AAA Group cultivar baxijiao chromosome BXJ1-4, Cavendish_Baxijiao_AAA, whole genome shotgun sequence.
AATTGGACCAAAGAAACGGCTCAATAGGCCGGGCCGGGCCGGGTTAGTTAATGCCCATCAATCGGACGGTCATCCTCCGGACGGTGCGGGCTCCTCTTTTGGGAACGCCAGATTAGGTTTCGGGCAACAAAGAAGCGGTCGTCTGCGGCTCTCTCGTCGTCTGCTCTTTGGAGTTCGCTCGGCACCCCTGCTTCACCATCCGCTTAGGTACgcttttttttatctcttttcgATCTCTGGGTTTACATTTATGGGTTCTCTTTTGCTTTGGATGCAGAACAGGCTAAAATCTCAGTCAGAACCAAAGTTTCAGATTGGAGACGGAAGAAGGGGTTAATTTTGTGCCGTTCCTATCTCCTGATCGGTCACGGCTCGTCGCTGGACCTCTTCCCTTATCGTTTTGTGCCCTTCAAGTAATTCTATCATCTCGGACTGAGGAATCGAACAACCATGTCGTCTCTGAGGAACGCTATCCCTCGAAGGACTCACAAAGAGCGAGCTCAGCCGTATGTGAACTTTCTTGGATtgttcctttgttttcttttcttttcctttttcctacGCTCACGATTGCGATAATTTGCGCTCGTTCATATGACAGCCAACAAAGGAAGAAGTTTGGGCTTCTCGAGAAGCATAAGGATTATGTCCTGCGAGCACGGGCATTCCACCAGAAGGAAGATACTCTGAGGGTGAGAAGCTTTTGTTTCCTCCGCGTGTTATTTGTGGCTTTGGGGTCTCATGTGTTGGTCTCATGTGTTGCATCTATCAGAAATTAAGGGAGAAGGCAGCTTCTAGAAATCCAGATGAGTTCTACTTCAAGATGGTTAACACACGAATGGTTGATGGGATTCATAGACCCAAGTAATCCTCGATATCTAACCCTTGATTGGCTAGAtttcattaatataataatactgaCACAATGTCCTTCAGGAGCGAAGCAAACAAGTACACACCGGAGGAGCTCATGCTGATGAAGACACAAGATATTGGATATGTTCTTCAGAAAGTTCAAAGTGAAAAGAAGGTTCAATCGTTAAATCACTTTCTATTTTGCCTATAGCGATTGATGGTACTATGGGGCATTCAATTTCTTATTATGATTGTTTGTTCATTGTAGAAAATTGAAAGATTAAATTCTGCCCTTCATACACTGGATCATCAGCCTGAGAACAAGCATGTGTATTATGCAGAGGATAGGTATGCCTGAGGCCCATGCCGTTTCTTGGTGTTGAATATTATAGGAGCTCACATGAATTGCAGGCGATGGATTATCATTGTCCATGTAGAGCATTGAGGGCTATATGATTTAGTATATATCTGGTCTTTCAAAATACTTGGTTGCCGAAATGAGTTAAGAGAAAAGGCTCTTTTTCTTTATGATCTTATGTTACTCATATAATAAGCCATCTGGTTGACATCATTGGGATTTCTTGATTTTGCCTAATATAACTACATCACTTGCTTGCCAGtatgttgttttttcttttatgttctcATGAAATATAACTAAATTACTAGCATCCTGTGGCCCTTGTGGATCAGCGGCCAGATAAAAGAACATTTGGTCAACCCATGTAGAAGTTATTTGATATGATAGTCTAGCATCCTGCTTGTTTCAATCAATGACAACTGGACAAATATGTGATATATATTTAGCCTTTAACTTTGAGGTTTAATTATAGGAAACATGTGTACTGGAGTTATATTGTAATGTATAGTTGATGAGTCCTAATGGCCCGCCTCAAAAGGCGCATCAAGGGGAGGAGTGTTGGGGGTTTTTATGACCTTGGCTCTCCAACTCTTTTACCTATTTGGCTTTAAATGTTGCCTCATCAGAGCCCTTGTTTGGGGACCCATCAAGGTTTCTCCAGCTTGGATGAGCCATCATTCAATGAGATCCTTCACCAGGCCATCACCTACTCGGGCTTGGGTGCCCACAA
Coding sequences within:
- the LOC135642420 gene encoding probable U3 small nucleolar RNA-associated protein 11, with translation MSSLRNAIPRRTHKERAQPQQRKKFGLLEKHKDYVLRARAFHQKEDTLRKLREKAASRNPDEFYFKMVNTRMVDGIHRPKSEANKYTPEELMLMKTQDIGYVLQKVQSEKKKIERLNSALHTLDHQPENKHVYYAEDREEVKEIQSRQLEKKDSLTSVKVPGRIKKKTAASYRELEARQKRVQNLEKLYSDMALQKELQKSGRKRRLREDEIVQPTSRPVYKWRTERKR